The following are encoded in a window of Algiphilus aromaticivorans DG1253 genomic DNA:
- a CDS encoding Abi-alpha family protein: MSEDRERAEDAARQRLHARRAEAAEADDEGGLVSGAAAVMRYAGQVGRRFAIVNAVERRARALEDRLVSGVSDRLQSRERAAGGGSRARGGDAKAQRAFYIPVHEPPAQLLDELLGMAERQSADDARESLYTSLLRQLTPDEALLLTRFSDGAPRAILHLEAGGRLGGVGERLSGYFSLLEEEVRLKLPAMAPHYLQRMAALGLLIEREPATVTKAVHGSLQNHLAVHAALTQWRSAKQRPRLRFASLQLSELGEALWAACRPQERASRHGRPLLGAGTGQG, translated from the coding sequence ATGAGCGAGGACCGAGAGCGGGCGGAGGACGCGGCGCGACAGCGTCTGCACGCGCGCCGCGCCGAGGCGGCGGAGGCCGACGACGAGGGGGGATTGGTGTCCGGCGCGGCAGCGGTGATGCGCTACGCCGGCCAGGTCGGCCGGCGCTTCGCCATCGTGAACGCCGTCGAGCGGCGCGCGCGGGCGCTGGAGGATCGGCTGGTCAGCGGTGTCAGCGACCGCTTGCAGAGCCGCGAGCGCGCGGCGGGCGGGGGCAGCAGGGCGCGAGGCGGCGACGCAAAGGCGCAGCGCGCTTTTTACATTCCGGTGCATGAGCCGCCCGCGCAGCTGCTCGATGAGCTGCTCGGCATGGCCGAGCGTCAGAGTGCCGACGACGCCCGCGAGTCGCTTTACACGAGCCTGCTGCGCCAGCTCACGCCGGATGAAGCACTGCTGCTGACGCGCTTCAGTGACGGCGCGCCGCGCGCGATTCTCCACCTGGAGGCGGGCGGCCGGCTGGGCGGGGTTGGAGAGCGCCTTTCCGGCTATTTCAGCCTGCTGGAGGAAGAGGTTCGCCTCAAGCTGCCGGCAATGGCACCGCACTATCTGCAGCGCATGGCCGCGCTCGGCTTGCTGATCGAGCGCGAGCCGGCGACGGTGACGAAGGCTGTCCACGGTAGCCTCCAGAATCACCTGGCCGTGCACGCGGCGCTGACGCAATGGCGCAGCGCGAAGCAGCGACCGCGGCTACGCTTCGCAAGCCTTCAGCTAAGCGAGTTGGGTGAAGCGCTTTGGGCGGCGTGCCGGCCTCAGGAGCGTGCTTCACGGCATGGGCGTCCACTGTTGGGCGCTGGCACCGGGCAGGGTTGA
- the pheS gene encoding phenylalanine--tRNA ligase subunit alpha, producing MQDEVEALLEAARRDIAQAPDTAAVEQLRVALLGKKGSLTALLKQLGGLPAEERKQMGEHINRAKQEAQAALTARREALETAEAEARLEAERIDVTLPGRGESLGAAHPISRTIARMEAIFGQLGFSTETGPEIEDDHHNFEALNIPPAHPARAMQDTFYVRGGEYLLRTHTSPVQVRTMRDRAPPIRIICPGRVYRVDLDRTHSPMFHQVEGLYVAEKVSFRQLQHDLKQFLALFFEKEVEVRFRPSYFPFTEPSAEVDIRGERGWMEVLGCGLVHPNVFEAVGIDPERYSGYAFGIGVERFAMLRYGVDDLRQFFANDQRFLDSFGAAA from the coding sequence ATGCAAGACGAGGTGGAGGCACTACTCGAAGCGGCGCGGCGCGATATCGCGCAGGCGCCCGATACCGCTGCGGTGGAGCAGCTGCGGGTCGCTCTGCTCGGCAAGAAGGGCAGCTTGACCGCCCTGCTCAAGCAGCTCGGCGGTCTGCCCGCCGAAGAGCGCAAGCAGATGGGCGAGCACATCAACCGCGCCAAGCAGGAAGCCCAGGCGGCGCTTACTGCTCGACGTGAGGCGCTCGAAACCGCGGAGGCCGAAGCACGGCTTGAGGCCGAGCGGATTGATGTGACGCTGCCAGGGCGTGGTGAGTCGCTGGGCGCGGCGCATCCCATCAGTCGCACCATTGCGCGCATGGAGGCTATCTTCGGCCAGCTCGGTTTCAGTACCGAGACCGGGCCCGAGATCGAGGATGATCACCATAACTTCGAGGCGCTGAATATTCCGCCGGCGCATCCGGCGCGCGCCATGCAGGACACCTTCTACGTGCGCGGCGGTGAATATCTCCTGCGCACGCACACCTCGCCGGTGCAGGTCCGCACCATGCGCGACCGTGCGCCGCCCATCCGCATCATCTGTCCGGGCCGCGTCTATCGCGTCGATCTGGATCGCACGCACTCGCCGATGTTCCACCAGGTGGAGGGGCTGTACGTTGCCGAGAAGGTGAGCTTCCGGCAGCTTCAACATGATCTAAAACAGTTTCTTGCGTTGTTCTTCGAGAAAGAAGTTGAGGTTCGCTTCCGGCCCTCCTACTTTCCGTTCACCGAGCCTTCGGCCGAAGTCGATATTCGCGGCGAGCGCGGATGGATGGAGGTGCTCGGCTGCGGCCTGGTGCACCCCAATGTCTTCGAGGCTGTCGGTATTGATCCCGAGCGCTACAGCGGCTACGCCTTCGGCATAGGCGTGGAGCGCTTCGCCATGCTGCGCTACGGCGTTGATGACCTGCGCCAGTTCTTCGCCAACGATCAACGCTTCCTGGACAGCTTCGGAGCAGCGGCATGA
- the infC gene encoding translation initiation factor IF-3: MTIAQDRNDRRNGDISSPKVRVIGPDGEQVGVMLTRDALARATETNMDLVEVSPNADPPVCKIMDYGKFIYQKDKAQQAARKKQKQIQVKEVKFRPNTDDGDYNTKMRNVLRFIEEGDKVKVTVRFRGREMAHPEIGRELHERVREELGDQVQVEQMPKLEGRQMVMVVSPKKRQPVA, translated from the coding sequence ATCACCATCGCGCAGGATCGCAACGACCGTCGGAACGGCGACATCTCTTCACCCAAGGTGCGTGTGATCGGTCCGGACGGAGAACAGGTCGGCGTCATGTTGACGCGTGATGCGCTCGCTAGGGCAACCGAGACCAACATGGATCTCGTCGAGGTTTCGCCTAATGCGGACCCACCAGTCTGCAAGATCATGGACTACGGCAAGTTCATCTATCAGAAGGACAAGGCCCAGCAGGCGGCGCGCAAGAAGCAGAAGCAGATTCAGGTCAAAGAGGTCAAGTTCCGGCCGAATACCGATGATGGCGACTACAACACGAAGATGCGCAACGTCCTGCGCTTCATCGAAGAAGGCGACAAGGTCAAGGTGACCGTGCGCTTCCGGGGTCGCGAGATGGCACATCCGGAGATTGGTCGAGAGCTTCACGAAAGGGTCCGCGAAGAGCTGGGCGATCAAGTCCAGGTCGAGCAGATGCCCAAGCTGGAGGGTCGCCAGATGGTGATGGTGGTCTCTCCGAAGAAACGCCAGCCCGTCGCATAG
- the rplT gene encoding 50S ribosomal protein L20 gives MARVKRGVTARARHKKVLEQAKGYRGARSRVYRVAKQAVIKSGQYAYRDRKAKKREFRALWIQRINAGAREQGLSYSRFINGLQRAGVELDRKVLADLAVHDKPAFAALAEQARAALD, from the coding sequence ATGGCACGAGTCAAGCGGGGCGTAACCGCACGCGCACGTCACAAGAAGGTGTTGGAGCAGGCCAAGGGCTATCGGGGCGCGCGGTCGCGCGTCTATCGCGTTGCCAAGCAGGCCGTCATCAAGTCCGGGCAGTACGCCTATCGCGATCGCAAGGCCAAGAAGCGCGAGTTCCGCGCCCTCTGGATCCAGCGCATCAACGCCGGTGCGCGTGAGCAGGGGCTGAGCTATAGCCGCTTCATCAACGGCCTGCAGCGCGCAGGTGTAGAGCTCGATCGCAAGGTGCTCGCCGATCTGGCGGTGCATGACAAGCCGGCTTTTGCGGCGCTGGCGGAACAGGCCAGGGCCGCACTCGACTGA
- the rpmI gene encoding 50S ribosomal protein L35 — protein sequence MPKIRTNRGAAKRFTRTGGGGFKRAASHRRHILTKKPSKRKRQLRTVRTMHASDVRQARQLLPYS from the coding sequence ATGCCCAAGATCAGGACCAATCGCGGCGCTGCCAAGCGCTTCACGCGGACGGGAGGGGGCGGCTTTAAGCGCGCCGCCTCACACCGTCGCCACATCCTCACCAAGAAGCCGTCGAAGCGTAAGCGTCAGCTGCGCACCGTGCGCACGATGCACGCCTCTGACGTGCGCCAAGCGCGCCAGCTTCTTCCGTACAGCTGA
- a CDS encoding TetR/AcrR family transcriptional regulator, whose amino-acid sequence MQQTTTEPTDRSTDKPAKAKRKRVPRAEREPQMLDAATEVFSERGFHAASMEDIAARVQVTKPMLYAYFGSKEGLYRATVERAGNHIVRLVEGLMEERDADRRLAAGTDALLEFVFSQRASWAVVYNERVGPDGLVDITAFRERVSGFIARTYVEVGRQRDGDAGATASEAEVSEAWPYAIAMIGSCESLLRWWSKDEPMDQSTCRRLCHELVHAHLSCYLSAR is encoded by the coding sequence ATGCAGCAGACCACGACCGAACCTACCGACCGTTCAACCGATAAACCGGCGAAAGCCAAACGCAAGCGTGTGCCCCGTGCCGAGCGCGAGCCGCAGATGCTGGACGCGGCCACCGAAGTGTTCAGCGAGCGCGGATTTCATGCTGCCTCGATGGAGGATATTGCTGCGCGCGTGCAGGTCACCAAGCCCATGCTGTACGCCTATTTCGGCTCCAAGGAGGGGCTGTATCGGGCCACCGTCGAGCGCGCCGGTAACCATATCGTGCGTCTGGTGGAAGGGCTGATGGAAGAGCGCGACGCTGATCGGCGCCTGGCCGCCGGGACCGATGCACTTCTCGAATTCGTCTTCTCGCAACGCGCTTCCTGGGCCGTGGTCTACAACGAGCGGGTGGGGCCGGACGGGCTGGTGGACATCACGGCGTTCCGCGAGCGCGTCAGCGGCTTCATCGCGCGCACCTACGTCGAGGTGGGGCGGCAACGCGACGGCGACGCCGGGGCAACGGCCAGCGAAGCAGAAGTCTCCGAAGCCTGGCCCTATGCGATTGCGATGATCGGTAGTTGCGAGTCGCTGCTGCGCTGGTGGAGCAAGGACGAACCCATGGACCAGTCGACTTGTCGCCGTTTGTGCCACGAACTGGTGCACGCGCATCTGAGTTGCTATCTGTCCGCCCGGTAA
- the pheT gene encoding phenylalanine--tRNA ligase subunit beta produces the protein MKLSMNWLSERFGAPLAPEAWAERFTLAGLECEVLPASSDTRLDGVVVGHITSVAAHPEADKLRVCTVDDGSGSPRQIVCGADNAREGMAAPLALPGSRMPDGRAIEATELRGVASAGMLCSAAELGLADSSKGLLELDPDAPAGQPLAEWLGLDDTVIEFELTPDRGDCLSVLGVAREAAALEEQQLPVGPAPTDIPEDGAVDARTVAIEAPALCPVYWGRRIHGVDATRRSPDWLRERLRRSGLRSVSLVVDITNYVMLELGQPLHAFDDAALRGTVRVRRAAPGETVHLLNDESYTLNDGELVIADGDGAVALAGVMGGQRAEMRADSGAVFLESACFVPEAVAGTGRRHKLHSDAVHRYERGVDPALARRALDRATALILELAGGTAGAAVIAEGESVQAPPVTLRRQRLDDMLGVTVAGERVQCILESLGMTVRETADGWDVVAPSWRYDIACEVDLVEEVARVIGYDEIGASDYAVQIAPRALPEGRRSDSELRAQLVARGFSEVVSYSFVEGGLDAALRPEAARIPVDNPIAEPYDTMRSTLWSSLLPVVRHNVSRQQRRLRFFEIARVFEAAPGVHPDVRERECLAGAMLGRARPEHWDERDGAVDFFDLKGELQAIAPQMDVEVGRHPALHPGRCAQLLREGEVLGWMGQIHPQLAARVEVPESLLLFELDLAVLRPRTLPWQPQVPEYPSSRRDLSLVVAEDVRCADLLATAREAAPAFLRDIVVFDVYQGAGLENGCKAMALGLIFQDYSRTLTDERVDEATQGIVEAARRQWGARIRG, from the coding sequence ATGAAGCTTTCGATGAACTGGCTGAGCGAACGTTTCGGTGCGCCGCTGGCGCCGGAAGCATGGGCCGAGCGCTTCACACTGGCGGGGCTGGAATGCGAGGTGCTGCCGGCAAGCTCGGACACGCGGCTGGATGGCGTGGTTGTTGGCCACATCACCAGCGTCGCTGCGCACCCGGAAGCCGACAAGCTGCGTGTCTGCACGGTCGACGACGGCAGCGGCAGCCCGCGGCAGATCGTCTGCGGGGCCGACAATGCGCGCGAAGGCATGGCGGCCCCGCTGGCGCTGCCCGGCAGCCGGATGCCCGACGGGCGCGCCATCGAGGCAACCGAGCTGCGTGGCGTGGCTTCGGCCGGCATGCTCTGTTCGGCGGCCGAGCTGGGGCTGGCCGACAGTAGCAAAGGTCTGCTGGAGTTGGATCCTGACGCGCCCGCCGGCCAGCCGCTCGCCGAATGGTTAGGGCTGGACGACACCGTCATCGAATTCGAGCTGACGCCCGATCGCGGCGACTGCCTGAGCGTGCTCGGCGTAGCCCGCGAGGCGGCGGCCCTGGAAGAGCAGCAGTTGCCCGTGGGGCCGGCCCCGACGGACATCCCGGAGGATGGTGCGGTTGATGCGCGTACGGTGGCGATCGAAGCGCCGGCGTTGTGTCCGGTCTATTGGGGGCGCCGTATCCACGGCGTGGACGCGACGCGGCGCTCGCCGGACTGGCTGCGCGAGCGTCTCCGGCGCAGCGGGCTGCGCAGCGTCTCGCTGGTGGTCGATATCACCAACTACGTCATGCTGGAGTTGGGTCAGCCGCTGCATGCCTTCGACGATGCCGCGCTGCGCGGTACGGTGCGCGTTCGGCGCGCCGCGCCAGGCGAGACCGTGCACCTGCTTAACGACGAAAGCTACACGCTGAATGATGGCGAGCTGGTGATTGCCGACGGCGACGGCGCCGTCGCTCTGGCTGGCGTCATGGGTGGCCAGCGCGCGGAGATGCGCGCGGACAGCGGCGCGGTCTTCCTGGAGTCCGCCTGCTTCGTGCCGGAGGCCGTTGCCGGGACCGGCCGGCGCCACAAACTGCACAGCGACGCCGTGCATCGCTACGAGCGCGGCGTTGATCCGGCGCTGGCGCGGCGCGCGCTGGATCGCGCCACAGCGCTGATCCTGGAGCTCGCGGGTGGTACGGCCGGCGCGGCGGTGATCGCCGAGGGGGAGAGTGTGCAAGCGCCTCCGGTGACCCTGCGCCGGCAGCGGCTGGACGACATGCTCGGCGTGACGGTTGCGGGGGAACGCGTGCAGTGCATTCTGGAAAGCCTGGGCATGACGGTGCGCGAGACAGCCGATGGCTGGGACGTGGTCGCGCCTTCCTGGCGCTACGACATCGCGTGCGAGGTCGATCTGGTCGAGGAAGTTGCGCGCGTGATCGGCTACGACGAGATCGGGGCGTCCGATTACGCCGTTCAGATTGCGCCGCGCGCGTTGCCTGAAGGCCGGCGCAGCGACTCCGAGCTGCGCGCTCAGCTCGTAGCTCGCGGCTTCTCGGAAGTCGTCAGTTACAGTTTCGTCGAGGGCGGGCTGGATGCCGCGCTGCGCCCGGAGGCCGCGCGCATCCCGGTGGACAACCCCATTGCCGAACCCTACGACACCATGCGCAGCACGCTCTGGTCGAGCCTGCTGCCGGTGGTGCGTCATAACGTCAGCCGCCAGCAACGGCGGCTGCGGTTCTTCGAGATCGCCCGCGTCTTCGAGGCGGCACCCGGCGTGCATCCGGATGTGCGCGAGCGCGAATGCCTCGCCGGCGCCATGCTCGGGCGCGCGCGCCCGGAGCACTGGGACGAGCGCGATGGAGCCGTCGATTTCTTCGATCTGAAGGGCGAGTTACAGGCGATCGCGCCGCAGATGGACGTCGAAGTTGGGCGTCACCCGGCGCTGCACCCAGGTCGCTGCGCGCAGCTGCTGCGCGAGGGCGAGGTGCTGGGCTGGATGGGGCAGATTCACCCGCAGCTGGCCGCGCGCGTAGAGGTGCCCGAAAGCCTGCTGCTCTTCGAGCTCGATCTGGCCGTGCTGCGGCCGCGGACGCTACCGTGGCAACCGCAAGTGCCCGAGTACCCATCGTCGCGGCGGGACCTTTCCCTGGTCGTCGCCGAGGATGTGCGGTGCGCTGATCTGCTGGCTACCGCGCGCGAAGCTGCACCGGCCTTCCTGCGCGATATCGTCGTCTTCGACGTCTATCAAGGCGCAGGTCTGGAAAATGGCTGCAAAGCCATGGCCTTGGGCTTGATATTTCAGGATTATTCGCGCACGCTAACCGATGAGCGCGTCGATGAGGCGACACAGGGAATCGTGGAAGCCGCGCGTCGGCAATGGGGCGCGCGCATTCGGGGATAG
- a CDS encoding WD40/YVTN/BNR-like repeat-containing protein, with protein MTVKTLRNAATAVLLTAFASLSPAQDEGAEQAPRQPQAAEMMPLADRAIVNDMVAVDGRIVAVGERGHILVSEDDGESWQQMPSPVRAMLTRVGFVDEQHGWAVGHDGSVLTTDDGGRTWELKHFDSEWGKPFYDALFFSPERGLVAGANGRMLLTDDGGETWQEVEDEVLDTGFNLYDLAELNDGSLVIAGERGFMARSDDEGESWAMIDPPYIGSYFGAMPAGENGAVFFGLEGRVFLARDVGALETRDDPMSYDPFIDESVTDPEKLEQLGWKLYDSPVGESLFGGTRLEDGRFLMVGVDGTIVSAELDDAKIERVDSPTGEPMSDALVVGDELLLSGRTGFYRRERP; from the coding sequence ATGACAGTCAAGACACTGCGCAATGCGGCAACGGCGGTCCTCCTGACGGCGTTCGCGTCGCTGAGCCCGGCCCAGGATGAAGGTGCGGAACAGGCGCCGCGACAGCCGCAGGCGGCCGAGATGATGCCGCTCGCCGATCGGGCGATCGTCAACGACATGGTTGCGGTCGATGGTCGCATCGTGGCCGTTGGCGAGCGGGGGCACATCCTGGTTTCCGAAGACGACGGCGAGAGCTGGCAGCAGATGCCTTCGCCGGTGCGCGCCATGCTCACACGGGTCGGTTTCGTCGACGAGCAGCACGGCTGGGCCGTCGGCCACGACGGCAGCGTGTTGACCACCGATGACGGGGGCCGGACCTGGGAGCTGAAGCACTTCGATTCCGAGTGGGGCAAGCCTTTCTACGACGCGCTCTTCTTCAGTCCCGAGCGTGGCCTGGTGGCTGGCGCCAACGGCCGCATGCTGCTTACCGACGACGGTGGTGAGACTTGGCAGGAGGTCGAGGACGAGGTGCTGGACACCGGTTTCAATCTCTACGATCTCGCTGAACTGAATGATGGCAGCCTGGTCATTGCCGGCGAGCGCGGCTTCATGGCGCGCTCGGATGACGAGGGCGAAAGCTGGGCGATGATCGATCCGCCCTACATCGGTTCCTATTTCGGCGCCATGCCGGCCGGCGAGAACGGTGCGGTGTTCTTTGGTCTCGAAGGGCGTGTCTTCCTTGCCCGGGACGTGGGCGCTTTGGAGACGCGTGACGATCCGATGTCCTACGACCCCTTCATTGACGAGTCCGTTACCGATCCCGAAAAGCTCGAGCAGCTCGGCTGGAAGCTCTACGACAGTCCCGTAGGGGAAAGCCTGTTCGGCGGGACGCGCTTGGAGGATGGCCGTTTCCTGATGGTGGGCGTCGACGGCACGATCGTGTCGGCCGAACTGGACGACGCGAAGATCGAGCGCGTGGATTCCCCGACGGGCGAACCGATGTCCGACGCGCTGGTGGTCGGGGACGAACTGCTCCTGAGCGGACGCACGGGGTTCTATCGGCGGGAGCGACCCTGA